In Paramisgurnus dabryanus chromosome 7, PD_genome_1.1, whole genome shotgun sequence, the following are encoded in one genomic region:
- the ddr2a gene encoding discoidin domain-containing receptor 2 isoform X1, whose protein sequence is MKQLWKMLFPLLILLYLLGAVRPQVNPGVCRSPLGMSGGQILDEDIYATSQWSESTAAKYGRLDSEEGDGAWCPEIAREPETMKEFLQIDLHSLHFITLVGTQGRHAGGMGNEFAQTYKIKYSRDGSRWISWRNRQGKQVIEGNRNAYDIVLKDMEPPIIARFVRFMPVIDHSMNVCMRVELYGCEWLDGLVSYNAPVGQQMTLNGQFVFLNDSVYDGAMSNSMTEGLGQLTDGMSGLDDFTHSHVYNVWPGYDYVGWTNESFPNGFVEIMFEFDRTRNFTTMKVHCNNMFSRRVKTFQKVVCYFRSESDWEATPISFNPVMDDVNPSARFVTVSLQNHMASAIKCQYYFADIWMMFSEITFQSDTAMYNTTLPPIPPSISSQPGYLLSIPFSGDDPTHKVDDSNTRILIGCLVAIIFILVAIIVIILWRQVWQKMLEKVSRRMLDDELTASLSIQSETFTYNNNNNNTSSVSIEQESNSTYERIFPLGPDYQEPSRLVRKLPEFSQTSEDVASTSTASKSQPASAQDGVPHYAEADIVNLQGVTGGNTYAVPALTMDLLSGKDVAVEEFPRKLLTFKEKLGEGQFGEVHLCEAEGMQDFMDEDFSFDVIENQTVLVAVKMLRADANKNARNDFLKEIKIMSRLKDPNIIRLLAVCMSSDPLCMITEYMENGDLNQFLSRHEPEGMIALLSNAPTVSYSNLHHMVTQIASGMKYLSSLNFVHRDLATRNCLVGKNYTIKIADFGMSRNLYSGDYYRIQGRAVLPIRWMSWESILLGKFTTSSDVWAFGVTLWEMLTFCKEQPYSQLSDEQVIENTGEFFRDQRRQIYLPQPPMCPDPIYKVMLSCWNRNTKERPSFQEIHCTLMECKP, encoded by the exons GTGTATGTCGCTCTCCATTAGGAATGTCTGGAGGGCAGATCTTAGATGAAGACATCTATGCTACCAGTCAGTGGTCCGAATCCACAGCAGCGAAATATGGCAG ATTGGACAGTGAGGAAGGCGATGGCGCCTGGTGTCCTGAGATAGCACGAGAACCAGAGACTATGAAGGAGTTCCTGCAGATAGACCTTCATTCTCTCCACTTCATCACTCTGGTGGGTACACAGGGACGTCATGCCGGAGGCATGGGTAATGAGTTTGCCCAGACATACAAGATCAAATACAGTCGTGACGGTAGCCGCTGGATCTCATGGCGCAACAGGCAGGGCAAACAG GTGATTGAGGGGAACAGGAATGCCTATGACATCGTGCTGAAGGACATGGAGCCACCCATCATCGCACGTTTTGTCCGCTTCATGCCCGTCATCGATCACTCAATGAATGTTTGCATGCGCGTGGAACTGTATGGCTGTGAGTGGCTCG ATGGCTTGGTGTCATATAATGCTCCAGTTGGTCAGCAGATGACCCTAAATGGacagtttgtttttctcaaTGATTCTGTGTATGATGGAGCCATGAGTAACAG TATGACAGAAGGTCTTGGACAACTGACTGATGGTATGTCTGGTTTGGATGACTTCACACATAGCCATGTGTACAATGTCTGGCCTGGATATGACTATGTCGGCTGGACCAATGAGAGCTTTCCCAATGGTTTTGTTGAGATTATGTTTGAGTTCGACCGCACCCGCAACTTCACCACCATGAAG GTACACTGCAACAACATGTTTTCACGAAGGGTGAAGACCTTTCAGAAGGTGGTGTGTTATTTCCGGTCTGAGTCGGACTGGGAGGCCACTCCCATATCGTTCAACCCTGTGATGGACGATGTCAATCCTAGTGCCCGCTTTGTCACCGTGTCTCTCCAGAATCATATGGCCAGTGCTATCAAGTGCCAGTACTACTTTGCTGACATCTGGATGATGTTCAGTGAAATCACCTTCCAGTCAG ATACGGCGATGTACAACACAACGCTGCCTCCGATCCCTCCTTCCATCAGCAGTCAGCCAG GTTATCTTCTCTCTATCCCCTTCTCAGGGGATGATCCCACCCACAAAGTAGATGACAGCAACACCCGGATTTTGATTGGCTGCCTGGTTGCCATCATCTTCATCTTAGTGgctattattgttattattctATGGAGACAAGTGTGGCAAAAGATGCTTGAGAAG GTGTCTCGGAGGATGCTGGACGATGAACTAACTGCTAGTCTGTCAATACAGAGTGAGACCTTCAcatataacaacaacaacaacaacacttcCTCAGTGTCCATCGAGCAAGAGTCAAACTCCACTTATGAGCGCATCTTCCCTCTGGGACCCGACTACCAGGAGCCTTCACGCTTGGTCCGCAAACTTCCAGAGTTCTCACAAACATCAGAGGATGTTG CATCAACCAGTACAGCTTCCAAGTCTCAACCGGCGAGCGCACAAGATGGTGTCCCGCATTATGCTGAAGCTGATATTGTCAACCTGCAGGGTGTGACAGGTGGCAACACTTATGCTGTTCCTGCCCTCACCATGGACTTGCTGTCAGGGAAGGATGTTGCTGTGGAAGAGTTTCCACGGAAACTACTCACCTTTAAAGAAAAGTTGGGAGAGGGGCAGTTTGGAGAG GTGCATTTGTGTGAAGCAGAAGGAATGCAAGATTTTATGGATGAGGATTTCTCCTTCGACGTCATTGAAAACCAAACAGTGCTCGTAGCTGTTAAGATGCTTAGAGCAGATGCTAATAAAAACGCAAG aaatgattttttgaaGGAGATAAAGATCATGTCACGGTTGAAAGACCCCAACATTATCCGGCTCCTGGCGGTGTGTATGAGCTCTGATCCTCTGTGTATGATCACAGAGTACATGGAGAACGGAGACCTCAATCAGTTCCTATCTCGCCATGAACCCGAGGGCATGATCGCTTTACTCAGCAATGCTCCAACTGTCAG CTACAGTAACCTACACCACATGGTCACACAGATCGCATCAGGCATGAAGTATCTCTCCTCACTAAACTTTGTGCATCGGGATCTGGCCACCCGCAACTGCCTAGTGGGAAAGAACTACACAATCAAGATCGCAGACTTTGGCATGAGTAGGAACCTGTATAGTGGAGACTACTACCGCATCCAGGGAAGAGCTGTACTGCCCATCCGCTGGATGTCCTGGGAGAGCATTCTTCTG GGGAAATTCACAACATCCAGTGATGTATGGGCTTTTGGAGTGACTCTTTGGGAGATGCTGACCTTCTGCAAAGAACAGCCATACTCACAGCTATCAGACGAGCAGGTCATTGAAAACACAGGGGAGTTCTTTCGGGATCAAAGGAGACAg ATATACTTGCCCCAGCCACCAATGTGTCCCGATCCCATCTACAAGGTCATGTTGAGCTGCTGGAACAGGAACACCAAAGAACGTCCATCCTTCCAAGAGATTCATTGCACCCTAATGGAGTGCAAGCCATAG